One part of the Spirochaetaceae bacterium genome encodes these proteins:
- a CDS encoding adenine phosphoribosyltransferase, with protein sequence MTDLLATRVRETLRAVPDFPKPGILFRDITPLLTASGLLPRVVSWLAEQCTERRADRIACIESRGFLFGAPLAERLDLPLALIRKPGKLPYRTIRQDYALEYGSDALEMHADACLPGDRVVLIDDVLATGGTANAACELIEKLDAEVAAVLFVLELRELDGRTRLHHRPCLSLAEV encoded by the coding sequence ATGACCGACCTTCTGGCAACACGGGTACGCGAAACGCTGCGGGCGGTGCCCGACTTTCCCAAACCCGGCATCCTGTTCCGCGACATCACCCCGCTGCTGACCGCCAGCGGCCTGCTGCCGCGCGTAGTGTCCTGGCTGGCCGAGCAGTGCACCGAGCGGCGTGCCGACCGGATCGCCTGCATCGAGAGCCGCGGCTTCCTGTTCGGCGCGCCGCTCGCCGAGCGCCTCGACCTGCCGCTGGCGCTGATCCGCAAGCCGGGCAAGCTGCCCTACCGGACCATCCGCCAGGACTACGCCCTGGAGTACGGCTCCGACGCGCTGGAGATGCACGCCGACGCGTGCCTGCCGGGCGACCGAGTGGTACTGATCGACGACGTGCTGGCCACCGGCGGCACCGCCAACGCCGCCTGCGAACTGATCGAGAAGCTGGACGCCGAGGTCGCCGCCGTCCTGTTCGTCCTCGAACTCCGCGAACTGGACGGCCGCACCCGCCTGCACCACCGCCCCTGCCTCAGCCTGGCGGAGGTGTAA
- a CDS encoding potassium channel protein: MTARVRIILACLLLTGVALAGAVGFMLVEGWTFGESLYMAVITVSTVGYGEVRPLSSAGRGLAVAVILVAVGALGFSATSIGVYLADGHLLQDLRRKRMERALRRLHDHFIICGGGRFGREVAAEFARSQATYAVVDLDPEGCELAGTPGLAFVKGDAGDDQALRAAGVERARGLVAALPGDDANLYVVLTARQLNRNLVIITQAAQQRSIDKLRLAGADQVVSPYLIAGRAMASALLRPSVVNFLDEALYRETTPLQIEQLQVPEHSGLAGQSVRAAGVGPTTGATVVAIHRPDGTLVSAAEALTTTVRGGDILVAVGTSEQLQALTDLAG; this comes from the coding sequence ATGACAGCCCGCGTCCGCATCATCCTGGCGTGCTTGTTGCTCACCGGCGTGGCCCTCGCGGGCGCCGTGGGCTTCATGCTCGTCGAAGGCTGGACCTTCGGGGAGAGCCTGTACATGGCAGTGATCACGGTGTCCACCGTCGGTTACGGCGAGGTGCGGCCGCTGAGCAGCGCGGGCCGCGGGCTCGCGGTCGCGGTGATCCTGGTGGCGGTGGGCGCCCTCGGCTTTTCCGCCACCAGCATCGGCGTCTACCTGGCGGACGGGCACCTGCTGCAAGACCTGAGGAGGAAGCGTATGGAACGGGCGCTGCGCAGGCTGCACGACCACTTTATCATCTGCGGCGGCGGCCGCTTCGGGCGCGAGGTTGCCGCCGAGTTCGCGCGTTCGCAGGCCACCTACGCCGTGGTCGACCTGGACCCGGAGGGCTGCGAGCTCGCCGGCACGCCGGGGCTGGCGTTCGTGAAGGGCGACGCCGGCGACGATCAGGCGCTGCGCGCGGCGGGCGTGGAGCGCGCCAGGGGACTGGTGGCGGCACTGCCGGGGGATGACGCCAACCTGTACGTAGTGCTGACCGCCCGCCAACTCAACCGCAACCTGGTGATCATCACGCAGGCGGCGCAGCAGCGCTCGATCGACAAGCTGCGCCTGGCCGGTGCCGACCAAGTGGTATCACCTTACCTGATCGCCGGGCGGGCGATGGCATCGGCACTGCTGCGGCCCTCGGTGGTGAACTTTCTCGACGAGGCGCTATACCGCGAAACCACGCCGCTGCAGATCGAACAACTCCAGGTTCCGGAACACTCCGGGCTGGCCGGTCAATCGGTGCGCGCCGCCGGCGTCGGCCCCACCACCGGCGCCACGGTGGTGGCCATTCACCGTCCCGACGGCACCCTGGTGAGCGCCGCCGAGGCGCTCACCACCACCGTCCGGGGCGGCGACATCCTGGTCGCCGTCGGCACCAGCGAACAACTGCAGGCGCTGACCGACCTGGCGGGCTAG
- the fdhA gene encoding formaldehyde dehydrogenase, glutathione-independent, with product MAENRGLAYVKPGVVEIQDIDFPTLALGDRKCDHGVILKIVSTNICGSDQHMVRGRTTAPAGLILGHEITGEVIERGHDVEFIDVGDIVSVPFNIACGRCRNCKERKTGICLTVNPARPGAAYGYVDMGGWVGGQAEYVMVPYADFNVLKLPERDVTLAKIQDLTLLSDIFPTGFHGAYSAGVGPGSIVYVAGAGPVGLACATGCQLLGAAVVIVGDMIPERLEQARSFGCETVDLRQDATLAEQIEQIVGEPEVDQAVDCVGFEARGHGKDAAVEQPATVLNSVMEVTRAGGGIGIPGLYVTGDPGGVDDNAKIGNLGIRIGLGWAKSHHFTTGQCPVMTYNRQLMQAILYDKVSVAKNVGATVISLDDGPQGYQDFDRGAAKKFIIDPHGMIAA from the coding sequence ATGGCTGAAAACAGAGGACTCGCTTACGTCAAGCCCGGTGTCGTGGAGATTCAGGACATCGACTTCCCCACGCTCGCGCTCGGCGACCGCAAGTGTGACCACGGGGTCATTCTCAAGATCGTGTCGACCAATATCTGCGGCAGCGACCAGCACATGGTGCGCGGCCGCACGACCGCACCGGCCGGGCTGATCCTGGGCCACGAGATTACCGGCGAGGTGATCGAGAGGGGCCACGACGTGGAGTTCATCGACGTCGGCGACATCGTGTCGGTGCCGTTCAACATCGCCTGCGGGCGCTGCCGCAACTGCAAGGAGCGCAAGACGGGGATCTGCCTGACCGTCAATCCCGCCCGTCCCGGCGCCGCCTATGGCTACGTCGACATGGGTGGCTGGGTCGGCGGCCAGGCCGAGTACGTGATGGTGCCGTACGCCGACTTCAACGTGCTCAAGCTGCCGGAGCGCGACGTGACCCTGGCCAAGATCCAGGACCTGACGCTGCTGTCCGACATCTTTCCCACCGGCTTCCACGGCGCCTACAGCGCCGGAGTCGGCCCCGGCTCGATCGTCTACGTGGCCGGCGCCGGGCCTGTCGGCCTGGCGTGCGCCACCGGGTGCCAACTGCTCGGCGCCGCCGTGGTGATCGTCGGCGACATGATCCCCGAGCGCCTGGAGCAGGCGCGCAGCTTCGGTTGCGAAACGGTGGACCTGCGCCAGGACGCCACCCTGGCCGAACAGATCGAGCAGATCGTGGGCGAACCGGAGGTGGACCAGGCGGTGGACTGCGTCGGTTTCGAAGCGCGCGGCCATGGCAAGGACGCCGCGGTGGAGCAGCCGGCCACGGTGCTCAACTCGGTGATGGAAGTGACCCGCGCCGGCGGCGGCATCGGCATTCCGGGACTGTACGTGACCGGCGATCCCGGCGGTGTCGACGACAACGCCAAGATCGGCAACCTGGGCATCCGCATCGGCCTCGGCTGGGCCAAGTCGCACCACTTCACCACCGGCCAGTGCCCGGTGATGACCTACAACCGCCAGCTCATGCAGGCGATCCTGTACGACAAGGTGTCGGTGGCCAAGAACGTCGGCGCGACGGTGATCTCGCTCGACGACGGCCCGCAGGGCTACCAGGACTTCGACCGCGGCGCGGCCAAGAAGTTCATCATCGACCCGCACGGAATGATCGCCGCTTAA